One Rickettsia akari str. Hartford genomic window, TCGGTGATATTAATTCCTTGGCAAGGTATGAGCCGGAAATTAAACCGCCGCCGCCGCAAGAGGCAAAAATAGCATCAGGACTAAAGCCTAGCTGCTGTAATGCTTCATAGCATAAAGTGCCTGCTCCTGCTATTGTAGAATCACTATCGGAAGGATGTATATAGTAAAATCCTTGCTTTTCATCTTCTTTTGCTTTTTCTTCTGCTTCTTGTCGAGTATATGTATATATAACTTCACCGCCGTAATAAAGAGCTGCTTGCTGTTTTACTTTTGAAGTATTTAACGGTAAATAAATCCTTGTTTTAAGACCGAATAATTTACTTGCATAAGCAAGACCAACCCCATGGTTACCCGTACTATAACAGACTATTTTATCAGGTAATTTGCCTTGCTCTTTTAATTCTAATAAATGATTTAATACTCCTCTAACTTTGAATGCACCGGTTTTTTGTAATGATTCAACCTTAAAAAAAATCTCATGACCGAGCATCTCATTTAAGCTTTCAGAGTGAACGATTGGAGTTAAATGTAGATATTGTTTTATTCTAGTATGTGCAGTAGCTACATTTTGAGAAGATTGTAGTAATAAAGTCATAAATATAATTAATAAAGATGGCTTGCAATCGCATTTATACTATATTATATAGTTAATAATTAGAAATTTTTAAAGGTTTTAATTGATGAATAAAAAGTCCCTGCCGCTTATGGCATTACGAGATATGGTAGTATTCCCGGGAGTAATTGCTCCTATTTTCGTGGGTAGACAAAAATCGCTGAAAGCGTTATCCAATACTACAATTTCTGAGGAAGATAATAGTAAATATATTTTAGTAACTTTACAGAAAAAATTTGATCAAGAAAACCCTAGTAAACATGAACTTTATAACACAGCTATACTTGCCAAGATTATCCAAATAGTGAAGTTGCCTAATAATACGGCAAAAATATTAATAGAAGCAGTAGCAAGAGTAAAGCTAAGCAATATCAAAGGCGAAGAGGCTTTTGAAGCAAATTATGAAATTATTCCAGATGAAGAAATATTTGATGTTAATAACATGCGTTCATTAGTGGATAATGCAGTACAATTATTTAGTAAATATGTGATTAATAATAAGAAAATTAATGCGGAAATTATTGAAACTATCAATAAAGAAATAAGTAATAGTACTAATTTTATAAATATTATAAATATATTAGCTTCACATCTGATAACTTCACTTGAGGCCAAGCAGCATTTATTAGAAGAAACTAGCCCTTTTAAGCGTATCACTGCGGTTATTAGTACGCTTACTTCCAATATAGTTAATTCAGAAACCGAGCAGGCATTGCAGCAAAGAGTAAGAAAGCAAATCGAAAAAACGCAGCGTGATTATTATCTGCACGAACAAATGAAAGCTATTCAAAAGGAACTTGATGAAGATAAATCGGAACTTGCCGATATTGAGAAAAAAATTAAAAGTTTAAAATTATCTAAAGAAGCTAAAGAGAAGGCAGAATCAGAGCTTAAAAAACTTCGTAGTATGAATCAAATGTCGGCGGAGTCGGGAGTGACGCGTAATTATCTTGAGACTTTACTAAGTTTGCCTTGGGGTAAGTATGATAATAGCAAAATAGATATTAACCAAGCAGAGAAAATCTTAAATCGTGACCATTTTGGACTTGAAAAAGTGAAAGAACGAATTATAGAATATTTAGCAGTATTACAGCGTTCAAGTAAAATTAGAGGGCCTATATTATGTTTGATAGGTCCGCCAGGGGTTGGTAAAACTTCACTTGTAAAATCTATTGCTGAAGGAATGGGGAGAAAATACACTAAATTCGCTCTAGGCGGTGTTAGAGACGAAGCAGAAATCAGAGGGCATAGAAAAACTTACCTTGGATCAATGCCGGGTAAAATTTTAGGTCAACTTAAGAAAGTTAAGACTAGTAACCCTGTAATGCTGCTTGATGAAATTGATAAAATGAGTTCTGATTTTAGAGGTGATCCGGCATCCGCTTTGCTTGAGGTATTAGACCCTGAGCAGAATAGTCACTTTGTTGATCATTATCTAGAAGTAGAATATGATCTATCAAATGTAATATTTATTGCTACTGCTAACTCACATGATTTACCTAGAGCTTTAAGTGATAGAATGGAAAAAATATATATATCCGGTTATGTAGAGGAAGAAAAACTCCAAATCGTCAAAAATTATTTAGTGCCGAAACAATTTAAAATGCATAAAATCAAAAAAGATGAAATTACTATATCTGAGACGGCAATTTTGGATTTAATTAGATATTATACCAAGGAATCAGGTGTAAGAGCTTTAGAACGTGAAATAGGAGCGTTAACTAGAAAAGCATTAAAGCAAATTTTAGCAGATAAAACAGTTCAGCATATCGCCGTAGATAGTAATAATCTTGAAGAATTTTTAGGGGCTAAAAAATATAATTTCGGGATTGCTGAGCAAGAAGACCAAATAGGGAGTACTACAGGACTTGCTTATACTGAATTAGGAGGAGAGCTTTTAACTATAGAGGCTTTAGCATTTCTAGGGAAAGGTGAAATCAAAACCACCGGAAAACTTGGTGATGTTATGAAAGAATCGGCAATGGCTGCCTATAGTTGTTTTAGAAGTAGAGCAACAAATTTTGGATTAAAATACGATAATTATAAAGATTTTGATATTCACATTCACGTACCGGCCGGAGCTATTCCAAAAGATGGACCGTCTGCCGGCTGTGCTTTGTTTACTACTATTGTTTCGTTAATGACTAAAATACCAGTACACCGCACTGTAGCAATGACCGGTGAAATTACTTTAAGAGGAAATGTTTTACCTATAGGTGGTCTTAAGGAAAAGTTACTTGCTGCGAGTAGGGGAGGGATTAAAACCGTATTAATTCCTGAGGAGAATGTTAAAGACTTAAGAGATATACCGTCGAATATAAAAGAAAGCCTAGAAATTATATCCGTGTCAAATATCGACCAAGTACTTAAGTATGCTTTAGTAGAAACCCCGTTAAATAAATAGAGATCAGTCATATACTCGTTTAATTTAAAAAATGGGCGTCGTTGTTTAATATTGTTTGATCTGCGTGATCGTCTGTGTACGCTGTGCGGTCAAAAAAATATAAAACGCCTTGCTCCTTGCCAAATGACACTTCATCTATCTGCTTTTTATTTACTATCAGTATATAGTACCGAGTAATTTTTATAAAACCCGCGATGTCATCCATGAACCCTCGATATCATTCCTGTAAAAGCAGGAATTCAGTAACCTATTACCGTGGGCTTGGACCACTGGGATCTCGTATCGCAGACTCAGTCATAAGATACCGCGATCAAGTCGCGGTATGACGCCAAAGAAACTTGGATGCCCGCTTTCGTAGGAATGACATTGGTATTCACGCGTGCAATGCCTTCTCGCAATTACAGAAAAACCGAGCAATGCAATAACACCGCAATCTTTCGACTGTGGTTCAATCCATAAAATTTATCACTTTCTTATAAATAATCCCAAAAATCTATTGTTGTAAAAAAGTTGCTACAAATTATTAATTAAAATTAATTTTATCTATATAACACACATTAAGATTTCTTAACTAATTACTAATGTGATTTAAAAAAATAATTAATGTATTGGAGTGAATATTAATGAAAAAATATTAAGAAAATATGCACTAATTCTAATGCCACAGGAGCCACAATTCCTAATCTCGGTAGCGTAAGCTTGAGTACCGGTGCCGGTCTTGTAGGAGGAGTATTTAATAACGGCGATATTATTCAAACAGCGGTTGTAGGTCTTGGAATTAAAATATCGGAAGATAAAGCAAATGCTGTTGTTGGCGGGATAAATACATTAATAGCACTACCTGCTTTTGGTATGGTTGAGGTAAGTCAAAATGTATCAATAGGTCCTCTTAAATTTATTAGTAATAATGTTACGTCAATTATTACCGGAGTCAGTCATCAAACATGTAGTAATATAGATTTCGCTGGTAAGAATTCTACTTTGCAAATTAATAACGGTTTAAATATTAGAACTCATACAGATAATACGGTAGCCAGAAATAACGGTATACGACTTTTGCAGGTACAGAGAGTATCTTAAATAATATCGGCTTAACTAATTCTCTTTCTCAAATAAATGTAGGAAATGGGGAAGCACATATTGATATGCCTGGAGCAGGTAATATCGTAGTCGATAATACGGTATTTACGAAGTTACTTAGTATGAATAGTATTGGACAGGTAATATTTAATCAAGCTTTGGACCTAGGAGCAGGTGGTAACATATTATTTGGAGTGGATGTTAAGTTAATAACAAATGGTGTGACCGGTTCAATTACAACTTCTACAAATAATCAAGGAACACTGATAATACAAAGCGGTAATGTTAACGGTATGATTGGAGCTAACAGCAGCTTAAAACTTGTAAATATCGAAGCAAATCCCGTTACGTTCTCAGATAACGTATTTGCTCCTGTAGCTTTAAATAATAATGGCTCTATCTTAACTTTATCAGATGGAGTTACGCTAACCGGAGTAGTAACCACTACTCCAGGCGATGATAGTGGTAAATTAATATTTGCAGATGGTGGAACGGTCACAGGTAGCGTAGGAGCAAATAGAGCAGCATTAGAAGAAATAATATTCAACGGTATAAATATACAAGATGTAGCAGATGCCATAGCTGATGTAACGACAGCATGGATTAGTCGGTAACTTAAATTATAATGCAAACGGTAAATTAACGGCTAATAAAGGCATAGTAGAAAATATTGCTTTCAAAGGTACTAACGGAACGTTTAATTTAGGAGATAGCTCTGTCATTATTGGAGCAGTACTTAGCACCGGTGGTATAGGTGGTACATTGAATTTTATAGGTGACGGTAATGTAACTCAAAATATAGGTAGGAATGTGACGGTAAATATAAATCACGCTCATATACCGGATAGATTTTAGCTGGTTATAGCTATTTAGCTCCGAAATTGATTAATTTAACCACAACGTTAGGGATTAGGTACTCCAATATTATGGGATTCGGGATATACTGAAACTGGCACGACTTTCAAAAATTTAATCGTTAAATGGAAAAAGTATAATACAATTTAAGTGCTTGCGGGTGTGAGGATCTCAAAAGATATTAACGTAGAAAATATAGTTTTAATCGTTATATTTTGTATTTCTCTCTCTTATTGTTGCTATTAGTTTTTCATATGAAATTTTAGATTGTTCTTTAAACATATTTTTGTTAAAAATGAGCTCATAGACAAGACAATAATAAGAAGTTTTAAGAATGCAATAGCAATTTAATTAGAAGCAAATGAATTGAGATTGTTTTAAGAAGTATACGGGATTAGTTTTTTTGATAATATTAAAAACTCGGAATTTAAAAGAGATTTAACATAAAAATTAGACATTTTTGCACATAAAAGGAGCATATGAATTTTTTAGAAAACGAAGAAAACCATGACATGGATTGGCGAGAGTGACGGGACTCGAACCCGCTACCTTCTGCGTGACAGGCAGACGCTCTAACCAGATGAGCTACACCCCCTTTACATACGAGACAACAATATATATAACAATTCTTCTATTCCTGCAAGAGTAAAATATCTTATTTTATCGAAAAATATAAAGCACCCAAATCTCTAAACATTCCTTCTTATTATTAATTCAAATTAGTAATTATTAATTGAAGCCTTGAAAATTATTAGAGATTTTATATGACTAAACCATATGTCATTAAATTAACTACTCCTTTTGAGCATATTAAACTTTATAATCCTATACCCGATATTGCGCTTAGAAGTGCTATTATTATGCAGGCAATAATACTAATACTTATACCAAGAAAGAAGCAACAAAAGCAGAATATAATGCTAAAAAGTGGCTTTTTGAAAATAATGAAAATTTTAAGCTACATTCTTAGACATGGGTATTGAGCCTAATTATGTAATAAAGACTACTAAAAAACTAATTAAATCGCAACAAAATAAAGATAAGCATCCTAAACTCTACATCTAAAGTTTAGATGCAGTAATTTGTAATAAAACTTGAAATTACTCTAAATATAAATTAATTATATAGGTGTTACTTAGTAACGCCTATATATTAATGATTTCAGATTATAAAGGTTATTTATGATTATTTCAGTTTCAGGTCAACATATTTCGATCGGTAATAATTTACAAGAATATTCAAAAGAGAGGGCTACGCAAATCGTTAAAAAATATTTTACCGATATAATAAATATAGATATACATTTTTCAAAAGAAGGAATGAACTTTAAATGTGATATTATAGTAAAATATGGCTCAGGTAAACATAATATAATCAAAAGTCATGATAGGTGTAGCGATACATATATAGCTTTTGATAAAGCTATGTCAAAACTAGAAAAACAGCTTAGAAAATATAAATCAAAATTCAAAAATCATCATGCTGGTAAAGTAAAAATATCAGAAATTGCTTACGAAGGTACCAAATATATTATTAATCCGCAATCTGATATTGAAACCTCTAACTCCGAAGATAATGATAATCCGGCAATTATCGCTGAAAAGCCTGTAGAAATATTAAAATTATCAGTAAAAGAAGCGGTAATGAAGATGGATTTAGAAGATTTACCTGCGGTAGTATTTAAAAATATCAATAATGATCGTATCAATATAGTGTATTATCGTAAAGATGGTAACATTTCTTGGGTAGATTATAATTAATGATTATTATCCATTATAAAGGGGTTACGCCAAGAATTGATAAAACTGCATATATTGCCGAAATCAGATCTTTAATAGGAGATGTTGAAATAGGTAGTAATTCAAGTATTTGGTTTAGTACAGTTCTTAGAGACGACGTTGAATCAACAAAAATATGAAATAATATTAACTACAAGATGGTAGTGTAATTCATACTGCAAGATTTAACAGACAGGTAGAAATAGGCGATACCATAACTATCTGTCATCTTTCTCTTATTCATGCCTGCACAACACATAATAATGCATTTAATTTATATGAAGTCTTATCCCGCCACAGAAGATAATGAAATCTAAAGAATTATGGATGGGTTCCCCCCTGCAAAATTTGTTAGATATTTAACTGATCAAGATTGAGAATATACGCGAGATAATGTAAGACATTATGTAGAACTTGCGAGTATTTATAAAATTTGATGTCATTCCTAGCTAAATGGCATTGTTGCATGGTTTAAGAACAGTGTTGTCATTCATACGAAATGCAGGAATCCAGCATAAAGCGAGCCTTTAATTGCCAAAATCTGCTGTACTTATAATACTTTTGGATTCCCGCTTTCGTATGAATGACAACACTGTTCTTAAACCATGCAACAAAGTCGCTAAAGTCATAAATGACATACTGTACTATAAGAATCCTTAAACGCCTTAACCGTATTTTTAAGTAAAAAGGCAATAGTCATCGGTCCGATGCCACCCGGGACTGGAGTAATATATTTTACTTTAGACTTAACATGCTCAAAATCAACATCACCGATAATTTTGTTGCCGCTAATTCTATTAATGCCTACATCAATTACTATCGATTCAGGATTAAAATATTCTGCAGTTAATTTTAAAGGCGAACCTATTGCAGCAACTACAATATCCGCTTTTAAAGCGATAGAGCCTAAATTATGTGTTTTAGAATGGCAAATAGTAACACTGCAATCTTCTTTTAATAGTAAAGCACTTAAAGGTTTTCCTACTATATTTGAGCGTCCAATAACTACAACGTGTTTACCACTTAAATTAGGTTCGTATTTTTTTATCACCGCAAGACAACCAAGGGCAGTGCATGGTATAAAACTTTGACTGAATTCACTTACATCTATAATACCGCTATGTAAGTAACCAACATTTAAAGGATGAAACCCATCAACATCTTTATATGGTGATACAGCAGATAAAATTTTATTTTTATCTATGGAGTTTGGCAAAGGAAGCTGAACTATCATTCCCGAAATCTCGTTATCATGGTTTAACTCATTGATTTTTGTTATTAAATCATTTGTATGAATAGTAGTAGATAGATTTACTAATAAAGTATCGATTCCTATTTTATGTGCATTTTTTATTTTATTTTTTACATAAATAATACTTGCAGGATTATCGCCAACTAGTACTATAGCAAGCTTTGGTGAAGCGTTGGTTTGACTTTTAAGTTCTTGAATTTCTAGCTTTAAATCCTCTAGTATCTCATTTGCTAACGCTTTACCGTCAATTATATTATTCACTATATTTTTATCCTTTTTCAGTTATCATCCAGCGACTTGATCGCGTGTTCAAGGTATTTTTATTGTTTTTATGGATACCGTATAATAATATAAAATTCTGTGATGAGATTGCAACAAAAAGACCTACAACCGATAATAATATTAAAGTGATAAATTCAAATTTTAATTCCTCAGCAACAAGAATAGAGTAATCACGGTATATAATCATGGATATAATAGTGAATATCAGTACTATGCTCTTACTAATACCGATACTTATTCCGGAGTCAAGCCACGGTATGACAGCGAGTACTTTTTTTCGTTCCACATAACAATACTTCCACAGAAATGACATGGGATACTTACTTCCTTTCCCCATACTTAGTGGTAGAATATTCAAAATGTAGAGCCTGACCGTTAAATACTCTAATATAAGCATGATGAATGCTGCTTGCAGCTTCAGCAAAGCCCGTAAGAATCAGCTTAAGCTTACCGGCATAATGAGCAATATCTCCAATGGCGTAAATACCTTCTATATTAGTTTGATAATAGGAATTATCTACTTCAATATGGTGAAGCTTAACATCTAAACCCCAATTAGCTAAAGATCCTAGATCTTGTTTTAAACCAAAAAACGGTAGTAATACATTGGCATCTAATTTGCGAATGTTATTTTGCAGGTCTTTAACTATAACTGTTTGAAGTGTACCATTATTGCCATCTAAAGCATTTAACTGATAACCGGTGACTAATTCGATTTTACCAGTTTCTGCAATATCTCTTAACTGCCTTACGCTTTCAGGAGCTGCCGTAAATTTATCTCGTCTATGCACTAAATATATTTTATTTGCAATTTCTGAAAGAGAAATAGCCCAGTCGACGGCGGAATCACCGCCTCCCGCTATAACTATATTTTTACCTGCGAATTTACTTTTATTATTAATAAAATAAAAAACCGATTTGCCTTCAAAATCTTCAATATTGGCAAGAGGCGGCTTGTTTGGACCAAATGAACCAGCTCCCGCTGCAATAATAATAGCTTTGCTTTTAATAATAGTATTTTTTGAGGTTCTAATTTCAAAAAAATCACCTTGCTTATTTAGATCTGTAGCATGCTGATTTAAGTGATATACAGGCTTAAAAGGAGCAGCTTGAAACTCTAACTGTTTTATTAGCTCTTCTGCGGCAATTTTAGGATATGCCGGTATATCGTAAATAGGCTTTTCAGGGTATAGAGTAATACACTGACCTCCTACGGTTTCTTGAGCATCGATAACGTGGCACTTCATCCCAAGCATTCCGGCCTGAAAAATCGTAAACAGCCCGACCGGTCCCGCTCCGATTATTATAACGTCAGTATTATGCATTATTTTTTTAACTCAATTTAAAAAAGGATTTTATTGGATCTTGAGGAAATAATCAATTGTTATTGTTATATACTCGCTAAATTTGAAAAATTGGCTACATCGTCTTTGTAAGTCCTCGGATGTTGAACCTTTATTATACGCTCCGCTCCTCGGCGCGCAAACTCATTGCTCTTTTCCCAATTGAGCTGCGTCTACCAACTTTTCATTCTACCGTGGAGTATAGTGCTTAGAGAGATATTGATTTAATATGTCCTAACTTTTACTGAGTTAAGAATTTTTTTATCTCTAGTCAGGTAGCTCTAATGCATTTTGCTGTTGCTACAATAAGTCTATCAGTCGGATCACCATGAAAATCATCCATAAGAAAAACGCTTTCAGCAGCAACCTACGGAGCAATTTCTTTAATAGACACTCTATTAAAATAGTTATAGAATTTAGAAAATCCTTTATAGGCTCATGAACATTAATATGCCTTTTAAAGTTAAGCGTAGCTATTTCCCATAATGAAATAGAACTTAGGAATAATTGTGAACTTTCTTGAGCTAAATTGATTTTGTGTTTTATTTGCTCTGATAATTCTTCAGGTTGTAATAGTTACCACAATAAAACATGGGTACTAATCCATTATTAATACCTTGTAAAATCGTTCAAATTTGCAAAAGATTAATAATGGAAATTAATTTTCTGCATTCCATTTGTCTTTTATTGGATCTAATATATCTGCTTTTATCTCAGCTTTATTTTTTAGCATACCGAATATTGAAATCTTTTGAATATTTATAGGGAATATTTATTTTTATTAAAATTTTACGAAATATTATCGGTTTTGTTATCTTAACTATAAGTGCAGGAAATAGCTTTGCTTCATCTGCTAATGCTTTTCGCCTTGTTAGTGCAACGGTTTTACCGTCTTGTATAGTTACGGCTACACCTTTAGCTTTTGGTACGTTACTACGACTGCTCGCAATGACAGGGCGGTATTCACGCAATGTTGCCTTACTTCCGCATGATAAGACTGTGTGTGCCTTAAAAAGGCATAAACAGTAATCAAGAGTGATGTGTGTCAAGTCAAAAATCTAAAAAAAAAATAAATATTTATATTGAATAAATTATTATTCTCGTGTCTACTTAAGTGAAGATTATATACACTAAATATGGTGTCATTTTTTCAAAATAAGCATTATGAATAACGCCTACAGCCCCATTAGTACCTATAATGAACACGCTTAAAAAAAATAAATTTCAAATAACTATAAACAACAACCATAATAATTTACTTAATCCTTTCGGTAAAGCTATTCTGCGAGATCGATATCTTATGAAAGGTGAGGATTTTCAAGATTTATTTGCACGAGTTTCCAGTTATTATGCCGAAAATAAGCAGCATGCTCAGAAGCTATATGAATATATGAGTAAAATGTGGTTTATGCCGGCAACACCAATCTTAAGTAACGGCGGAACGGATAGAGGGCTTCCTATTTCATGCTTCTTGAATGAGACCGATGACAGCTTAGACGATATAGTAAATCTAT contains:
- a CDS encoding serine/threonine dehydratase, coding for MTLLLQSSQNVATAHTRIKQYLHLTPIVHSESLNEMLGHEIFFKVESLQKTGAFKVRGVLNHLLELKEQGKLPDKIVCYSTGNHGVGLAYASKLFGLKTRIYLPLNTSKVKQQAALYYGGEVIYTYTRQEAEEKAKEDEKQGFYYIHPSDSDSTIAGAGTLCYEALQQLGFSPDAIFASCGGGGLISGSYLAKELISPISLLIGSEPLTANDAYLSVKNNKIYKFDKAPTTIADGLKTLSVSARTFEYLKKLDHFYLAEEYEIYYWTAWLTNLLKVICEPSSSINMVSVVNWLKIQSKPQKLLVLISGGNIDPILYNELWKEEYLTVPPSITN
- the lon gene encoding endopeptidase La, with amino-acid sequence MNKKSLPLMALRDMVVFPGVIAPIFVGRQKSLKALSNTTISEEDNSKYILVTLQKKFDQENPSKHELYNTAILAKIIQIVKLPNNTAKILIEAVARVKLSNIKGEEAFEANYEIIPDEEIFDVNNMRSLVDNAVQLFSKYVINNKKINAEIIETINKEISNSTNFINIINILASHLITSLEAKQHLLEETSPFKRITAVISTLTSNIVNSETEQALQQRVRKQIEKTQRDYYLHEQMKAIQKELDEDKSELADIEKKIKSLKLSKEAKEKAESELKKLRSMNQMSAESGVTRNYLETLLSLPWGKYDNSKIDINQAEKILNRDHFGLEKVKERIIEYLAVLQRSSKIRGPILCLIGPPGVGKTSLVKSIAEGMGRKYTKFALGGVRDEAEIRGHRKTYLGSMPGKILGQLKKVKTSNPVMLLDEIDKMSSDFRGDPASALLEVLDPEQNSHFVDHYLEVEYDLSNVIFIATANSHDLPRALSDRMEKIYISGYVEEEKLQIVKNYLVPKQFKMHKIKKDEITISETAILDLIRYYTKESGVRALEREIGALTRKALKQILADKTVQHIAVDSNNLEEFLGAKKYNFGIAEQEDQIGSTTGLAYTELGGELLTIEALAFLGKGEIKTTGKLGDVMKESAMAAYSCFRSRATNFGLKYDNYKDFDIHIHVPAGAIPKDGPSAGCALFTTIVSLMTKIPVHRTVAMTGEITLRGNVLPIGGLKEKLLAASRGGIKTVLIPEENVKDLRDIPSNIKESLEIISVSNIDQVLKYALVETPLNK
- the hpf gene encoding ribosome hibernation-promoting factor, HPF/YfiA family; its protein translation is MIISVSGQHISIGNNLQEYSKERATQIVKKYFTDIINIDIHFSKEGMNFKCDIIVKYGSGKHNIIKSHDRCSDTYIAFDKAMSKLEKQLRKYKSKFKNHHAGKVKISEIAYEGTKYIINPQSDIETSNSEDNDNPAIIAEKPVEILKLSVKEAVMKMDLEDLPAVVFKNINNDRINIVYYRKDGNISWVDYN
- the folD gene encoding bifunctional methylenetetrahydrofolate dehydrogenase/methenyltetrahydrofolate cyclohydrolase FolD; the encoded protein is MNNIIDGKALANEILEDLKLEIQELKSQTNASPKLAIVLVGDNPASIIYVKNKIKNAHKIGIDTLLVNLSTTIHTNDLITKINELNHDNEISGMIVQLPLPNSIDKNKILSAVSPYKDVDGFHPLNVGYLHSGIIDVSEFSQSFIPCTALGCLAVIKKYEPNLSGKHVVVIGRSNIVGKPLSALLLKEDCSVTICHSKTHNLGSIALKADIVVAAIGSPLKLTAEYFNPESIVIDVGINRISGNKIIGDVDFEHVKSKVKYITPVPGGIGPMTIAFLLKNTVKAFKDSYSTVCHL
- a CDS encoding NAD(P)/FAD-dependent oxidoreductase gives rise to the protein MHNTDVIIIGAGPVGLFTIFQAGMLGMKCHVIDAQETVGGQCITLYPEKPIYDIPAYPKIAAEELIKQLEFQAAPFKPVYHLNQHATDLNKQGDFFEIRTSKNTIIKSKAIIIAAGAGSFGPNKPPLANIEDFEGKSVFYFINNKSKFAGKNIVIAGGGDSAVDWAISLSEIANKIYLVHRRDKFTAAPESVRQLRDIAETGKIELVTGYQLNALDGNNGTLQTVIVKDLQNNIRKLDANVLLPFFGLKQDLGSLANWGLDVKLHHIEVDNSYYQTNIEGIYAIGDIAHYAGKLKLILTGFAEAASSIHHAYIRVFNGQALHFEYSTTKYGERK